In a single window of the Botrytis cinerea B05.10 chromosome 10, complete sequence genome:
- the Bcycf1 gene encoding Bcycf1 — MVVSSSQSILKTGSFSGFRALQEQLGSGYLAADTSRSQPLCGNKEGWGPLSPHRYDFTPCFMDVWVSSVAAFGILGGAIAIWWLVRRKTTAEVKKNWHFWLKQAVIIGIATSVAVQLVIQILNYPDVWAGDFRFWTSLLQIASLGVIFTIQWLEHTRLRNPNGVVLFYWLLLNIAYAVKLRSLISQQIYHEHLPYFIAYCVGFGLSLIEFGLEWLVPKKQSVYSALEDEDECPVEYATVFSILTFGWMTPMMKQGYKKYLTEDDLWNLAKRDTTKSCSETFQEAWDYEIEHKKAPSLWMAIFRSFSGPYFRGALFKTVSDSLAFIQPQLLKLLIKWVKSRTTDEPQPVIRGAAIALGMFSVSVGQTMALHQYFQRAFETGMRIKTALTAAIYGKSLKLSNEGRASKSTGDIVNYMAVDTQRLQDLTQYGQQLWSAPYQIILCMVSLYQLVGLSMLAGVAAMLLMIPINGLIARLMKKLQQEQMKNKDSRTRLIAEIINNMKSIKLYAWSSAFMAKLNFVRNDQELKTLRKIGAAQSVANFTWSTTPFLVSCSTFAVFVLTTNSPLTTDIVFPTLTLLNLLTFPLAILPMVITSIIEASVAVKRLTSFFTAEELQPDAVILKGPIEEDGEESLTIRDATFTWDRNSDRNVLQDIHFSAHKGELTCIVGRVGAGKSSFLQALLGDLWKVKGQVIVHGKTAYVAQQPWVMNASVKENILFGHRFDPTFYDKTVKACALSEDFAQLPDGDETEVGERGISLSGGQKARLTLARAVYARADVYLLDDCLSAVDQHVGRHLIDNVFGSTGLLSGKTRVLATNSIPVLKEANLICLIRDTKIIERGTYDQAIARRGEIANLINTSENKDVSTDSETTETSDSSTILDFEQPGEEEEKDEAEEAQEHLTQLQPIRPGGSGVKKRKGSSNTLRRASTATFRGPRGKLRDEEDGSKSKQGKEHSEQGKVKWDVYAEYAKTSNLAAVLIYLTMLVGAQTAQISGSVWLKSWAEANDKLGINRDVGKYIGVYFAFGIGSAALVVVQTLILWIFCSIEASRKLHERMAFAIFRSPMSFFETTPAGRILNRFSSDVYRIDEVLARTFNMLFVNTARALFTLVVISVASPPFIAFIFPLAGVYYWVQRYYLRTSRELKRLDSVSRSPIYAHFQESLGGIGTIRAYRQQKRFTQENEWRVDANLRAYFPSINSNRWLAVRLEFLGSIIILAAAGLSIATVAAGRPLSSGFVGLAMSYALQITQSLNWIVRQTVEVETNIVSVERVLEYARLPSEAPEVIHRHRPPISWPASGGVNFNNYSTRYREGLDLVLKNVNLDIKPHEKIGVVGRTGAGKSSLTLALFRIIEPSEGNISIDTLNTSTIGLLDLRRRLAIIPQDAALFEGTVRDNLDPGHVHDDTELWSVLEHARLKDHVSTMSGGLEAKIQEGFVIPSPYLKLNPFPRSPSYFHDFSFRPFCQTFHHVTAQRHKH, encoded by the exons ATGGTCGTTAGCTCATCGCAGAGCATCCTCAAGACAGGCTCCTTCTCTGGCTTTCGCGCATTGCAGGAGCAGCTTGGTAGTGGATATCTCGCCGCAGACACATCGAGATCGCAACCGTTATGCGGTAACAAGGAGGGATGGGGTCCATTGAGTCCTCATCGCTATGACTTCACACCGTGTTTTATGGATGTTTGGGTGAGCTCTGTCGCGGCCTTTGGAATCCTAGGAGGTGCTATCGCTATATGGTGGCTCGTAAGAAGGAAGACTACGGCAGAAGTAAAGAAAAACTGGCATTTTTGGCTCAAGCAG GCCGTTATAATAGGAATCGCAACCTCAGTCGCAGTACAACTCGTTATACAGATACTTAACTACCCTGATGTGTGGGCGGGCGATTTTAGATTCTGGACCAGTCTTCTACAGATCGCATCCCTTGGTGTCATTTTTACCATTCAATGGCTCGAACATACCCGGCTACGCAATCCAAACGGCGTTGTACTCTTTTACTGGCTCCTTCTCAACATCGCATACGCAGTCAAGCTCCGATCGTTGATATCCCAACAAATCTACCACGAGCACCTTCCATACTTCATCGCATACTgtgttggatttgggttATCGTTGATTGAATTTGGCTTGGAGTGGCTTGTGCCAAAGAAGCAGAGCGTATATTCGGCattggaagatgaagatgaatgtCCTGTCGAATATGCCACTGTATTTTCGATCCTCACATTTGGTTGGATGACTCCAATGATGAAACAGGGTTATAAGAAATACTTGACAGAGGATGATCTATGGAATTTGGCAAAAAGGGATACCACCAAGTCATGTAGCGAGACATTTCAGGAGGCCTGGGATTATGAAATCGAACACAAAAAAGCCCCATCTCTTTGGATGGCTATCTTCAGATCTTTCAGTGGGCCATATTTCCGTGGCGCTCTTTTCAAGACTGTCAGCGATTCGCTCGCCTTCATACAACCGCAACTTTTGAAGCTATTGATCAAATGGGTCAAGTCACGTACGACCGATGAACCACAGCCTGTAATTCGAGGAGCAGCTATCGCTTTGGGCAtgttttctgtttctgtAGGACAAACCATGGCTTTGCATCAATACTTCCAGAGAGCCTTTGAAACTGGTATGCGTATTAAGACCGCCTTGACAGCAGCAATTTACGGGAAATCACTTAAGCTATCGAACGAAGGACGAGCTAGCAAGTCTACTGGAGATATTGTCAACTACATGGCTGTTGACACCCAAAGACTTCAAGATCTTACTCAATACGGTCAACAATTATGGTCAGCTccatatcaaataattctcTGCATGGTATCTTTATATCAGTTAGTCGGGTTATCAATGTTAGCTGGTGTCGCTGCTATGCTTCTAATGATTCCAATCAATGGCCTCATCGCTCGCCTAATGAAAAAGTTACAACAGGAGCAAATGAAGAATAAGGATTCTCGAACAAGATTGATCGCGGAAATTATCAACAATATGAAGAGTATTAAGCTCTATGCCTGGAGCTCTGCTTTCATGGCCAAGTTAAACTTTGTCAGAAATGACCAGGAACTTAAAACTCTACGAAAGATTGGTGCTGCCCAATCAGTTGCCAATTTTACCTGGTCTACCACACCATTTTTGGTGTCTTGTTCGACATTCGCTGTTTTTGTGTTGACTACCAACAGTCCACTAACCACTGATATTGTGTTCCCTACTTTAACTTTGCTTAATTTATTAACATTCCCGTTGGCAATTCTTCCTATGGTCATTACCTCCATCATTGAAGCTTCCGTTGCTGTCAAGCGTTTGACATCATTCTTCACAGCCGAAGAGTTACAACCTGACGCGGTAATTTTGAAGGGTCCTATTGAGGAGGACGGTGAAGAGTCTTTGACTATCAGAGATGCTACCTTTACTTGGGACAGAAACTCTGACCGCAATGTCCTGcaagatattcatttctcTGCACATAAGGGAGAACTTACTTGTATCGTTGGTCGAGTCGGAGCAGGAAAGTCGTCTTTCTTACAAGCACTTCTTGGTGATCTTTGGAAAGTTAAAGGCCAGGTAATCGTTCACGGAAAAACAGCTTATGTAGCGCAACAACCATGGGTTATGAATGCTAGCGTCAAGGAAAACATCCTATTCGGTCACCGTTTTGATCCTACCTTTTATGATAAAACTGTCAAGGCCTGCGCACTTTCGGAGGATTTTGCTCAATTGCCAGATGGTGATGAAACTGAGGTCGGAGAGCGTGGTATTTCCTTGAGTGGAGGTCAAAAAGCACGATTGACTTTGGCAAGGGCAGTCTACGCTAGAGCTGATGTGTATCTATTAGACGATTGTTTATCTGCTGTTGATCAACATGTTGGCAGACACTTAATCGATAATGTCTTTGGTTCAACCGGATTACTCAGTGGAAAGACTAGAGTCCTTGCCACAAACTCTATTCCCGTTCTCAAAGAGGCGAACCTCATCTGCTTGATTCGAGATACTAAAATTATCGAACGCGGTACATATGATCAGGCCATTGCtagaagaggagagattgCAAATCTGATTAACACATCCGAAAACAAGGATGTGTCCACAGATTCTGAAACCACCGAAACTAGCGATTCTTCAACAATACTTGACTTTGAGCAGCcaggagaagaggaagaaaaggacGAAGCTGAAGAAGCCCAAGAACATTTGACACAACTTCAACCCATTAGACCTGGGGGATCAGGTGttaagaagaggaagggtAGCTCTAATACGTTGAGACGTGCCAGTACAGCAACTTTCAGGGGTCCAAGAGGCAAACTAcgtgatgaagaagatggttcGAAATCTAAGCAAGGCAAAGAACATTCTGAACAAGGAAAAGTGAAATGGGATG TGTATGCTGAATATGCTAAGACTAGTAATCTTGCTGCCGTCTTGATCTATTTGACTATGTTGGTTGGCGCACAAACGGCACAGATCA GTGGCAGTGTATGGCTTAAAAGCTGGGCCGAGGCCAATGACAAACTTGGCATCAACCGAGATGTCGGCAAGTACATTGGTGTATACTTTGCCTTTGGTATTGGATCTGCCGCTCTCGTGGTTGTCCAAACCTTGATCTTGTGGATATTCTGTTCTATCGAG GCATCTAGGAAACTTCATGAGCGTATGGCATTTGCCATTTTCCGATCTCCAATGTCCTTCTTCGAAACTACTCCCGCAGGTCGTATTCTCAATCGCTTTTCGAG TGATGTTTATCGGATAGATGAG GTACTTGCGAGGACTTTTAACATGCTATTCGTCAACACAGCTCGGGCATTGTTTACCCTAGTCGTCATTTCTGTAGCAAGCCCACCTTTTATTGCCTTCATCTTCCCGCTGGCAGGCGTGTATTACTGGGTGCAGCGTTATTATCTCCGCACTTCCCGTGAGTTGAAGCGCTTGGATAGTGTCAGCCGAAGTCCAATTTACGCCCATTTCCAGGAATCTCTTGGAGGAATCGGCACCATCCGAGCTTATCG TCAACAAAAACGATtcacacaagaaaatgaatggaGAGTTGACGCTAATTTGAGAGCTTACTTTCCATCTATCAATAGCAATCG ATGGCTTGCTGTAAGACTCGAATTCCTCGGATCGATTATCATCTTAGCCGCCGCCGGATTGTCTATCGCGACTGTGGCTGCTGGACGTCCCCTATCTTCCGGTTTTGTCGGACTGGCAATGTCATATGCTCTTCAAATCACACAATCTTTAAATTGGATTGTTCGTCAAACGGTTGAAGTGGAAACAAATATCGTATCTGTCGAACGTGTCCTCGAGTATGCTAGATTACCAAGTGAAGCTCCAGAAGTGATTCACAGACATCGACCACCAATCAGTTGGCCTGCATCGGGCGGAGTGAACTTCAATAATTACAGCACACGATACCGTGAAGGCTTGGACCTCGTGCTCAAAAATGTCAACCTTGACATCAAGCCACACGAGAAGATTGGAGTAGTAGGTCGGACAGGTGCAGGAAAATCTAGTTTGACATTAGCCCTATTTCGGATCATCGAGCCGAGTGAGGGTAATATCAGCATTGATACATTGAATACGTCAACAATAGGGCTACTAGATCTAAGACGTCGACTAGCAATCATCCCACAAGATGCGGCTCTGTTCGAGGGTACAGTACGCGATAACCTTGATCCAGGTCATGTACATGATGATACAGAGTTGTGGAGCGTACTAG AACATGCAAGGTTAAAAGATCACGTCTCGACTATGAGTGGTGGATTGGAAGCTAAAATTCAAGAAGGGTTCGTGATACCATCTCCTTATCTTAAGCTGAACCCTTTTCCGCGGTCACCCTCCTATTTCCATGATTTTTCCTTTCGTCCTTTTTGCCAAACCTTTCACCACGTCACTGCCCAACGTCACAAACATTAA
- the Bccbf1 gene encoding Bccbf1 has product MADMDLEHSGLQEVANAMREENANMSNTAQKRKRDSESADDTRRLNNKRVSPNSVNDSGDQSMVNQQIGDVEALQNYANLQHNQQIHPDHQNGAADHANASSTAAAALAGIYPTMTIPQPTDVSFASQASENDRHQDSSFMDNSQQPDNSFMDNSQQQHQSQSRSSGSKPVVGSDEWHKVRKDNHKEVERRRRETINEGINELAKIVPGCEKNKGSILQRAVQFITQLKENETQNIEKWTLEKLLTEQAIAELSASNDKLKTECERAWREVETWKKTCQSAGLAPKKEDAGASDN; this is encoded by the exons ATGGCAGACATGGACCTTGAACATTCAGGATTGCAGGAAGTAGCAAATGCTATGCGGGAAGAGAATGCTAATATGAGCAACACTGCACAAAAGCGGAAGCGGGACTCCGAATCAGCTGATGACACGAGGCGCCTTAACAACAAGCGTGTTTCCCCGAATTCTGTCAATGACTCCGGTGACCAATCGATGGTCAATCAGCAGATCGGTGATGTAGAAGCCCTGCAAAACTATGCCAACCTCCAAcacaatcaacaaattcaTCCCGATCATCAAAATGGTGCCGCAGATCATGCTAACGCCTCATCTACTGCCGCTGCGGCACTTGCTGGAATCTATCCAACCATGACAATTCCACAACCAACAGATGTCTCTTTTGCTTCGCAAGCCTCCGAGAACGATCGTCACCAGGATTCGTCTTTTATGGATAATAGCCAGCAACCCGACAATAGCTTCATGGACAATTCGCAACAGCAACATCAGTCTCAAAGTCGAAGTTCTGGTTCAAAACCTGTTGTCGGATCCGATGAATGGCACAAGGTCCGAAAGGACAATCACAAAGAAG TTGAGAGACGTCGCCGAGAAACCATCAATGAAGGTATCAACGAGTTAGCGAAGATTGTACCCGGATGTGAGAAAAACAAGGGATCTATTCTACAAAGAGCTGTTCAATTTATCACCCAGCTTAAGGAGAATGAGACTCAAAACATTGAGAAATGGACACTGGAGAAGCTTCTCACTGAACAGGCCATTGCGGAACTCAGTGCTAGCAATGACAAGTTGAAGACAGAATGTGAAAGAGCATGGCGTGAAGTTGAGACGTGGAAGAAGACATGTCAAAGTGCTGGCCTAGCACCCAAAAAGGAAGATGCTGGTGCTTCGGATAAttag
- the Bcycf1 gene encoding Bcycf1 has product MVVSSSQSILKTGSFSGFRALQEQLGSGYLAADTSRSQPLCGNKEGWGPLSPHRYDFTPCFMDVWVSSVAAFGILGGAIAIWWLVRRKTTAEVKKNWHFWLKQAVIIGIATSVAVQLVIQILNYPDVWAGDFRFWTSLLQIASLGVIFTIQWLEHTRLRNPNGVVLFYWLLLNIAYAVKLRSLISQQIYHEHLPYFIAYCVGFGLSLIEFGLEWLVPKKQSVYSALEDEDECPVEYATVFSILTFGWMTPMMKQGYKKYLTEDDLWNLAKRDTTKSCSETFQEAWDYEIEHKKAPSLWMAIFRSFSGPYFRGALFKTVSDSLAFIQPQLLKLLIKWVKSRTTDEPQPVIRGAAIALGMFSVSVGQTMALHQYFQRAFETGMRIKTALTAAIYGKSLKLSNEGRASKSTGDIVNYMAVDTQRLQDLTQYGQQLWSAPYQIILCMVSLYQLVGLSMLAGVAAMLLMIPINGLIARLMKKLQQEQMKNKDSRTRLIAEIINNMKSIKLYAWSSAFMAKLNFVRNDQELKTLRKIGAAQSVANFTWSTTPFLVSCSTFAVFVLTTNSPLTTDIVFPTLTLLNLLTFPLAILPMVITSIIEASVAVKRLTSFFTAEELQPDAVILKGPIEEDGEESLTIRDATFTWDRNSDRNVLQDIHFSAHKGELTCIVGRVGAGKSSFLQALLGDLWKVKGQVIVHGKTAYVAQQPWVMNASVKENILFGHRFDPTFYDKTVKACALSEDFAQLPDGDETEVGERGISLSGGQKARLTLARAVYARADVYLLDDCLSAVDQHVGRHLIDNVFGSTGLLSGKTRVLATNSIPVLKEANLICLIRDTKIIERGTYDQAIARRGEIANLINTSENKDVSTDSETTETSDSSTILDFEQPGEEEEKDEAEEAQEHLTQLQPIRPGGSGVKKRKGSSNTLRRASTATFRGPRGKLRDEEDGSKSKQGKEHSEQGKVKWDVYAEYAKTSNLAAVLIYLTMLVGAQTAQISGSVWLKSWAEANDKLGINRDVGKYIGVYFAFGIGSAALVVVQTLILWIFCSIEASRKLHERMAFAIFRSPMSFFETTPAGRILNRFSSDVYRIDEVLARTFNMLFVNTARALFTLVVISVASPPFIAFIFPLAGVYYWVQRYYLRTSRELKRLDSVSRSPIYAHFQESLGGIGTIRAYRQQKRFTQENEWRVDANLRAYFPSINSNRWLAVRLEFLGSIIILAAAGLSIATVAAGRPLSSGFVGLAMSYALQITQSLNWIVRQTVEVETNIVSVERVLEYARLPSEAPEVIHRHRPPISWPASGGVNFNNYSTRYREGLDLVLKNVNLDIKPHEKIGVVGRTGAGKSSLTLALFRIIEPSEGNISIDTLNTSTIGLLDLRRRLAIIPQDAALFEGTVRDNLDPGHVHDDTELWSVLEHARLKDHVSTMSGGLEAKIQEGGSNLSQGQRQLVSLARALLAPSNILVLDEATAAVDVETDALLQTTLRSPLFAKRTIITIAHRINTILDSDRIVVLEQGQVKEFDSPKNLMEKRGLFWKLVREAGLEGSVR; this is encoded by the exons ATGGTCGTTAGCTCATCGCAGAGCATCCTCAAGACAGGCTCCTTCTCTGGCTTTCGCGCATTGCAGGAGCAGCTTGGTAGTGGATATCTCGCCGCAGACACATCGAGATCGCAACCGTTATGCGGTAACAAGGAGGGATGGGGTCCATTGAGTCCTCATCGCTATGACTTCACACCGTGTTTTATGGATGTTTGGGTGAGCTCTGTCGCGGCCTTTGGAATCCTAGGAGGTGCTATCGCTATATGGTGGCTCGTAAGAAGGAAGACTACGGCAGAAGTAAAGAAAAACTGGCATTTTTGGCTCAAGCAG GCCGTTATAATAGGAATCGCAACCTCAGTCGCAGTACAACTCGTTATACAGATACTTAACTACCCTGATGTGTGGGCGGGCGATTTTAGATTCTGGACCAGTCTTCTACAGATCGCATCCCTTGGTGTCATTTTTACCATTCAATGGCTCGAACATACCCGGCTACGCAATCCAAACGGCGTTGTACTCTTTTACTGGCTCCTTCTCAACATCGCATACGCAGTCAAGCTCCGATCGTTGATATCCCAACAAATCTACCACGAGCACCTTCCATACTTCATCGCATACTgtgttggatttgggttATCGTTGATTGAATTTGGCTTGGAGTGGCTTGTGCCAAAGAAGCAGAGCGTATATTCGGCattggaagatgaagatgaatgtCCTGTCGAATATGCCACTGTATTTTCGATCCTCACATTTGGTTGGATGACTCCAATGATGAAACAGGGTTATAAGAAATACTTGACAGAGGATGATCTATGGAATTTGGCAAAAAGGGATACCACCAAGTCATGTAGCGAGACATTTCAGGAGGCCTGGGATTATGAAATCGAACACAAAAAAGCCCCATCTCTTTGGATGGCTATCTTCAGATCTTTCAGTGGGCCATATTTCCGTGGCGCTCTTTTCAAGACTGTCAGCGATTCGCTCGCCTTCATACAACCGCAACTTTTGAAGCTATTGATCAAATGGGTCAAGTCACGTACGACCGATGAACCACAGCCTGTAATTCGAGGAGCAGCTATCGCTTTGGGCAtgttttctgtttctgtAGGACAAACCATGGCTTTGCATCAATACTTCCAGAGAGCCTTTGAAACTGGTATGCGTATTAAGACCGCCTTGACAGCAGCAATTTACGGGAAATCACTTAAGCTATCGAACGAAGGACGAGCTAGCAAGTCTACTGGAGATATTGTCAACTACATGGCTGTTGACACCCAAAGACTTCAAGATCTTACTCAATACGGTCAACAATTATGGTCAGCTccatatcaaataattctcTGCATGGTATCTTTATATCAGTTAGTCGGGTTATCAATGTTAGCTGGTGTCGCTGCTATGCTTCTAATGATTCCAATCAATGGCCTCATCGCTCGCCTAATGAAAAAGTTACAACAGGAGCAAATGAAGAATAAGGATTCTCGAACAAGATTGATCGCGGAAATTATCAACAATATGAAGAGTATTAAGCTCTATGCCTGGAGCTCTGCTTTCATGGCCAAGTTAAACTTTGTCAGAAATGACCAGGAACTTAAAACTCTACGAAAGATTGGTGCTGCCCAATCAGTTGCCAATTTTACCTGGTCTACCACACCATTTTTGGTGTCTTGTTCGACATTCGCTGTTTTTGTGTTGACTACCAACAGTCCACTAACCACTGATATTGTGTTCCCTACTTTAACTTTGCTTAATTTATTAACATTCCCGTTGGCAATTCTTCCTATGGTCATTACCTCCATCATTGAAGCTTCCGTTGCTGTCAAGCGTTTGACATCATTCTTCACAGCCGAAGAGTTACAACCTGACGCGGTAATTTTGAAGGGTCCTATTGAGGAGGACGGTGAAGAGTCTTTGACTATCAGAGATGCTACCTTTACTTGGGACAGAAACTCTGACCGCAATGTCCTGcaagatattcatttctcTGCACATAAGGGAGAACTTACTTGTATCGTTGGTCGAGTCGGAGCAGGAAAGTCGTCTTTCTTACAAGCACTTCTTGGTGATCTTTGGAAAGTTAAAGGCCAGGTAATCGTTCACGGAAAAACAGCTTATGTAGCGCAACAACCATGGGTTATGAATGCTAGCGTCAAGGAAAACATCCTATTCGGTCACCGTTTTGATCCTACCTTTTATGATAAAACTGTCAAGGCCTGCGCACTTTCGGAGGATTTTGCTCAATTGCCAGATGGTGATGAAACTGAGGTCGGAGAGCGTGGTATTTCCTTGAGTGGAGGTCAAAAAGCACGATTGACTTTGGCAAGGGCAGTCTACGCTAGAGCTGATGTGTATCTATTAGACGATTGTTTATCTGCTGTTGATCAACATGTTGGCAGACACTTAATCGATAATGTCTTTGGTTCAACCGGATTACTCAGTGGAAAGACTAGAGTCCTTGCCACAAACTCTATTCCCGTTCTCAAAGAGGCGAACCTCATCTGCTTGATTCGAGATACTAAAATTATCGAACGCGGTACATATGATCAGGCCATTGCtagaagaggagagattgCAAATCTGATTAACACATCCGAAAACAAGGATGTGTCCACAGATTCTGAAACCACCGAAACTAGCGATTCTTCAACAATACTTGACTTTGAGCAGCcaggagaagaggaagaaaaggacGAAGCTGAAGAAGCCCAAGAACATTTGACACAACTTCAACCCATTAGACCTGGGGGATCAGGTGttaagaagaggaagggtAGCTCTAATACGTTGAGACGTGCCAGTACAGCAACTTTCAGGGGTCCAAGAGGCAAACTAcgtgatgaagaagatggttcGAAATCTAAGCAAGGCAAAGAACATTCTGAACAAGGAAAAGTGAAATGGGATG TGTATGCTGAATATGCTAAGACTAGTAATCTTGCTGCCGTCTTGATCTATTTGACTATGTTGGTTGGCGCACAAACGGCACAGATCA GTGGCAGTGTATGGCTTAAAAGCTGGGCCGAGGCCAATGACAAACTTGGCATCAACCGAGATGTCGGCAAGTACATTGGTGTATACTTTGCCTTTGGTATTGGATCTGCCGCTCTCGTGGTTGTCCAAACCTTGATCTTGTGGATATTCTGTTCTATCGAG GCATCTAGGAAACTTCATGAGCGTATGGCATTTGCCATTTTCCGATCTCCAATGTCCTTCTTCGAAACTACTCCCGCAGGTCGTATTCTCAATCGCTTTTCGAG TGATGTTTATCGGATAGATGAG GTACTTGCGAGGACTTTTAACATGCTATTCGTCAACACAGCTCGGGCATTGTTTACCCTAGTCGTCATTTCTGTAGCAAGCCCACCTTTTATTGCCTTCATCTTCCCGCTGGCAGGCGTGTATTACTGGGTGCAGCGTTATTATCTCCGCACTTCCCGTGAGTTGAAGCGCTTGGATAGTGTCAGCCGAAGTCCAATTTACGCCCATTTCCAGGAATCTCTTGGAGGAATCGGCACCATCCGAGCTTATCG TCAACAAAAACGATtcacacaagaaaatgaatggaGAGTTGACGCTAATTTGAGAGCTTACTTTCCATCTATCAATAGCAATCG ATGGCTTGCTGTAAGACTCGAATTCCTCGGATCGATTATCATCTTAGCCGCCGCCGGATTGTCTATCGCGACTGTGGCTGCTGGACGTCCCCTATCTTCCGGTTTTGTCGGACTGGCAATGTCATATGCTCTTCAAATCACACAATCTTTAAATTGGATTGTTCGTCAAACGGTTGAAGTGGAAACAAATATCGTATCTGTCGAACGTGTCCTCGAGTATGCTAGATTACCAAGTGAAGCTCCAGAAGTGATTCACAGACATCGACCACCAATCAGTTGGCCTGCATCGGGCGGAGTGAACTTCAATAATTACAGCACACGATACCGTGAAGGCTTGGACCTCGTGCTCAAAAATGTCAACCTTGACATCAAGCCACACGAGAAGATTGGAGTAGTAGGTCGGACAGGTGCAGGAAAATCTAGTTTGACATTAGCCCTATTTCGGATCATCGAGCCGAGTGAGGGTAATATCAGCATTGATACATTGAATACGTCAACAATAGGGCTACTAGATCTAAGACGTCGACTAGCAATCATCCCACAAGATGCGGCTCTGTTCGAGGGTACAGTACGCGATAACCTTGATCCAGGTCATGTACATGATGATACAGAGTTGTGGAGCGTACTAG AACATGCAAGGTTAAAAGATCACGTCTCGACTATGAGTGGTGGATTGGAAGCTAAAATTCAAGAAGG CGGATCCAATCTTTCTCAAGGCCAACGACAACTTGTCTCTCTTGCACGAGCACTCCTTGCTCCTTCTAATATTCTAGTATTAGATGAAGCCACCGCGGCGGTAGATGTGGAAACGGATGCACTATTGCAGACAACATTACGATCTCCACTTTTCGCAAAGAGAACAATCATTACGATTGCGCATCGCATTAATACAATTTTGGATAGTGATAGAATTGTAGTGTTGGAGCAGGGACAGGTTAAGGAATTTGATAGCCCTAAAAACCttatggagaagaggggtCTCTTTTGGAAGTTGGTCAGAGAAGCGGGACTGGAGGGGAGTGTGAGATAA